In one window of Prosthecobacter fusiformis DNA:
- a CDS encoding pseudouridine synthase, whose protein sequence is MSRTGLARALSKLGHCSRSQGFALVRAGQVTLNGRICRDPEHPVLLDHDIVQVSGTSLAAAKPVYIMLNKPRGLVTTASDEEGRATVYECFQGADLPHLPPVGRLDKASEGLLLFTNDNAWAHRITAPETHLEKNYHVQVSSLVDDAFLTRLRAGVEDKGEKLRLRRVAILRAGLKNTWLDITLDEGRNRHIRRVLSAHQLEVLRLVRISIGQLRLGDLAKGNWRHLQPHEVAALGGISA, encoded by the coding sequence ATGTCACGCACAGGCCTCGCCCGCGCCCTTTCCAAACTGGGTCACTGCTCCCGCAGCCAGGGTTTTGCCCTCGTTCGTGCCGGTCAGGTCACCCTGAATGGCCGCATCTGCCGGGATCCCGAGCATCCAGTCCTTCTCGATCACGACATCGTCCAGGTCAGTGGCACATCCCTCGCGGCAGCGAAGCCTGTTTACATCATGCTCAATAAGCCCCGTGGACTCGTCACCACCGCCAGTGATGAGGAAGGCCGCGCCACGGTTTATGAATGTTTCCAAGGTGCGGATCTGCCACATCTCCCTCCCGTAGGGCGGTTGGACAAAGCCAGTGAAGGCCTCCTCCTCTTTACCAATGACAATGCCTGGGCCCATCGCATCACCGCCCCGGAAACACATCTCGAAAAAAATTACCACGTCCAGGTTTCCTCCCTCGTGGATGACGCCTTCCTCACCCGCCTCCGTGCAGGAGTGGAGGATAAAGGTGAAAAACTGCGCTTGCGTCGGGTGGCCATACTCCGGGCTGGATTGAAGAATACCTGGTTAGACATCACCCTGGATGAAGGCCGCAACCGCCACATCCGCCGTGTCCTTTCAGCCCATCAGCTTGAAGTGCTCCGCCTCGTTCGCATCTCCATCGGTCAGCTCCGTTTGGGAGACCTCGCCAAAGGCAACTGGCGCCACTTGCAGCCTCATGAAGTGGCCGCTCTAGGAGGCATTTCAGCGTAA
- the rpmA gene encoding 50S ribosomal protein L27, with translation MAHKKGQGSVKNGRDSNSKRLGVKKYGGESVISGNIIIRQRGTRWVPGANVGIGRDHTLFALVAGRVRFDKDGRRVNIDEAALQA, from the coding sequence ATGGCTCATAAGAAAGGTCAAGGAAGCGTCAAAAACGGTCGCGACAGCAACAGCAAGCGTCTCGGCGTGAAAAAATACGGTGGTGAGAGCGTCATCTCCGGCAACATCATCATTCGCCAGCGCGGTACCCGCTGGGTCCCAGGGGCGAATGTCGGCATCGGCCGTGACCACACCCTTTTCGCCCTCGTCGCTGGGCGTGTTCGTTTCGACAAAGATGGTCGTCGGGTCAACATTGATGAGGCTGCTCTTCAGGCCTGA
- a CDS encoding STAS domain-containing protein, giving the protein MTAPSTILVGRIGKVFWLRVEGRGTFQNSVQVKKALQAVVANGTHNLVVDLERCPMMDSTFLGTLTGAALHLREKNGGSLSVLNANPRNLQLLSDLGLDHIMEVDSAGNAWPQEREMACAQLATCGEKGASNKLEHTQHILKAHQTLADMSNMNEGRFRDVIYFLEKELEEQPELATS; this is encoded by the coding sequence GTGACTGCACCTTCTACCATTCTCGTAGGCCGGATAGGCAAAGTTTTTTGGCTTCGTGTAGAAGGTCGCGGAACGTTCCAAAACTCCGTCCAGGTAAAGAAAGCCCTGCAAGCGGTGGTGGCGAACGGGACTCACAATCTGGTGGTGGATCTGGAACGATGTCCGATGATGGATTCCACCTTTTTGGGCACGCTGACGGGTGCCGCCCTGCATTTGCGGGAAAAAAATGGCGGATCCTTGAGCGTGCTGAATGCGAATCCCCGCAATCTGCAATTGCTATCCGACCTGGGGCTGGATCATATCATGGAAGTGGACAGCGCAGGAAATGCCTGGCCTCAAGAACGAGAAATGGCCTGCGCCCAACTGGCCACCTGCGGGGAAAAGGGTGCGAGCAACAAACTGGAGCATACTCAGCACATCCTCAAGGCGCATCAGACCCTGGCGGATATGAGCAATATGAATGAAGGCCGGTTCAGGGATGTGATTTATTTTTTAGAGAAGGAGCTTGAGGAGCAGCCAGAACTGGCCACCTCCTGA
- the rplU gene encoding 50S ribosomal protein L21, whose amino-acid sequence MAYAIFKTGGKQYRASVGEYLDVEKLEVAEGETASFDQVLAAGEGADIKIGAPTLSGATVDFKVLKQFKAPKVTAFKFKKRKGYHLTKGHRQPLTRVQVVSINA is encoded by the coding sequence ATGGCATACGCAATCTTCAAAACAGGCGGCAAACAGTACAGAGCTTCCGTGGGTGAATACCTCGACGTGGAGAAGCTGGAAGTTGCTGAAGGTGAAACCGCTTCTTTCGACCAGGTTCTTGCCGCAGGCGAAGGTGCAGACATCAAAATTGGCGCACCAACCCTCTCGGGTGCCACAGTTGATTTCAAGGTCCTGAAGCAGTTCAAGGCTCCTAAAGTCACCGCATTCAAATTCAAAAAGCGCAAAGGCTATCACCTTACCAAAGGTCATCGCCAGCCCCTGACCCGCGTGCAGGTCGTCTCCATCAACGCGTAA
- a CDS encoding SRPBCC family protein: METIEKSIEVEQPIRSVYNQWTQFESFPLFMEGVKSVRQVTDKRLQWHVEIAGITKIWEADIVEQIPDSRIAWHSTSGAVNNGQVLFESLAPDRTLVTLILNYETEGALEKVGDALGLVSLRIQGDLRRFKDTIEKRTTPAQGWRGEIEDGQINPPD, from the coding sequence ATGGAAACCATCGAAAAATCAATTGAAGTCGAGCAGCCCATCCGCTCCGTTTACAACCAATGGACCCAGTTTGAAAGCTTTCCCCTGTTCATGGAAGGTGTGAAATCCGTCCGTCAGGTCACGGATAAGCGCCTCCAGTGGCATGTCGAAATCGCCGGCATCACCAAAATCTGGGAGGCTGATATCGTCGAGCAGATTCCAGACAGCCGCATCGCCTGGCACAGCACCAGTGGGGCCGTAAACAATGGCCAGGTCCTCTTTGAATCCCTCGCCCCAGATCGCACTTTGGTCACCCTCATCCTCAATTACGAAACGGAGGGTGCCCTTGAAAAAGTGGGTGATGCCCTCGGCCTCGTCTCTCTACGCATTCAGGGCGACCTCCGGCGCTTCAAGGATACCATCGAAAAACGTACTACCCCTGCTCAAGGTTGGCGCGGAGAAATCGAAGACGGCCAGATCAACCCTCCAGACTGA
- a CDS encoding PP2C family protein-serine/threonine phosphatase, with the protein MSIIIIIVLSLLLAGAGVALVLVSKKKNQAISDLLKEEQDIVEEERRMFGFLHDLGEAITREDSHSAMYRLIVEGAMRVLQSNGGALYLLDHTGKSLVPRFHSDHCAPLIDLPERIAAMGKTNASALLSFLRLHSLRVDESVIGGVFTSQRPEIIEDLRKDARLKHGNAFQNNVTVLVGPLSFGPKKLGVLAVTSAKGARNYKANDFEVFKSIVEQSAFALANAMAHQAAAEKKQIEAELRAASDIQRILLPERDPVLQGYTIAGRNIPAKVLSGDYYDYIPLCDQRQGVVIADVSGKGTAAAIITAMCRSILRSNSASSLSPAAVLAAVNRQLAPDIREDMFISMIYLVFDQATDTITLARAGHTLPLLWRKASGKVESLHSGGLAVGIDKGDVFERVTKDLTFQMHPGDCLLLYTDGVNEALDAKGLEFGEERIHTNLATLASHGSQGVVDGIIADVDKFLGGKRSHDDITLIALQKAA; encoded by the coding sequence ATGAGCATCATCATCATCATTGTGCTGAGCCTGCTATTGGCAGGAGCTGGAGTGGCGCTGGTGCTAGTTTCCAAAAAGAAAAATCAGGCCATTTCTGACCTTCTGAAGGAGGAGCAGGATATTGTGGAGGAAGAGAGGCGGATGTTTGGCTTCCTGCATGATCTCGGGGAGGCCATCACCCGTGAAGACAGCCATTCAGCGATGTACCGGCTGATCGTGGAAGGTGCCATGCGAGTTTTGCAGAGCAATGGGGGTGCTCTTTATCTGCTAGATCACACGGGCAAGTCGCTGGTGCCACGTTTCCACTCTGACCATTGCGCTCCTCTCATTGACCTGCCGGAACGCATTGCCGCGATGGGCAAAACGAATGCCTCCGCACTGCTCAGTTTCCTGCGGCTGCATTCCCTGCGTGTGGATGAAAGCGTCATCGGCGGTGTTTTCACCTCCCAGCGCCCGGAGATTATCGAAGACCTGCGCAAGGATGCGCGACTGAAACATGGAAACGCGTTTCAAAACAACGTGACGGTCTTGGTTGGGCCGCTGAGCTTCGGCCCGAAAAAGCTGGGGGTGCTGGCGGTTACCTCGGCCAAAGGGGCACGTAATTACAAAGCGAACGACTTTGAGGTGTTTAAATCCATCGTGGAGCAGTCGGCCTTTGCCCTGGCGAATGCGATGGCGCACCAAGCTGCGGCGGAGAAGAAACAGATCGAGGCGGAGCTACGGGCCGCCAGCGACATCCAGCGCATCTTACTCCCAGAGCGTGATCCGGTATTGCAGGGTTATACCATCGCGGGACGCAATATTCCGGCGAAGGTGCTGAGCGGGGATTATTATGACTACATCCCCCTTTGCGATCAAAGGCAGGGAGTGGTCATCGCCGATGTTTCAGGCAAAGGGACGGCGGCAGCCATCATCACGGCCATGTGCCGGAGTATCCTGCGCAGCAATTCGGCCAGCAGTCTATCCCCGGCCGCAGTCTTGGCAGCGGTCAACCGGCAACTGGCCCCGGACATCCGGGAGGACATGTTCATCAGCATGATTTACCTGGTTTTTGACCAGGCGACCGACACCATCACCCTGGCGCGTGCCGGGCATACGCTGCCGCTTCTATGGCGCAAGGCGAGCGGGAAGGTGGAGAGCCTGCACAGTGGGGGCTTGGCGGTGGGGATCGACAAAGGGGACGTGTTTGAACGCGTGACCAAGGATCTCACCTTCCAGATGCATCCGGGAGACTGCCTGCTGCTTTACACCGATGGCGTGAATGAAGCTTTGGATGCCAAGGGCTTGGAATTTGGAGAAGAACGCATCCATACCAATCTGGCCACGCTGGCCTCGCATGGCTCCCAAGGAGTCGTGGACGGCATCATCGCTGATGTGGACAAGTTTTTGGGCGGCAAGCGCTCCCATGACGACATCACCTTGATTGCGCTCCAAAAGGCGGCATAG